Proteins co-encoded in one Marmota flaviventris isolate mMarFla1 chromosome 9, mMarFla1.hap1, whole genome shotgun sequence genomic window:
- the Bsx gene encoding brain-specific homeobox protein homolog, with translation MNLNFTSPLHPASSQRPTSFFIEDILLHKPKPLREVAPDHFASSLASRVPLLDYGYPLMPTPTLLAPHAHHPLHKGDHHHPYFLTTSGVPVPALFPHPQHAELPGKHCRRRKARTVFSDSQLSGLEKRFEIQRYLSTPERVELATALSLSETQVKTWFQNRRMKHKKQLRKSQDEPKAPDGPESPEGSPRGPEAAAADARLSLPAGPFVLTEPEDEVDIGDEGELNSGPQVL, from the exons ATGAATCTCAACTTCACCTCTCCTCTACACCCGGCGTCTTCTCAGAGGCCCACATCCTTCTTCATCGAGGACATCCTGCTGCACAAGCCCAAGCCGCTGAGGGAGGTGGCCCCTGACCATTTTGCCAGCTCTTTGGCTTCCCGGGTGCCTCTACTAGACTATGGCTACCCCCTCATGCCCACACCTACCCTCCTGGCTCCTCACGCCCATCACCCTCTGCATAAGGGAGACCACCACCATCCTTATTTCCTTACCACCTCCG GGGTGCCGGTTCCCGCGCTGTTCCCGCACCCCCAGCACGCGGAGCTGCCTGGGAAACACTGCCGCCGCCGCAAAGCTCGTACAGTTTTTTCTGACTCACAGCTCTCGGGTTTGGAGAAGAGGTTCGAGATCCAGCGCTACCTGTCCACGCCAGAGCGGGTGGAACTGGCCACTGCCCTCAGCCTATCGGAGACGCAG GTGAAAACGTGGTTCCAGAATCGGCGGATGAAGCATAAAAAGCAGCTGAGGAAAAGTCAAGACGAGCCCAAAGCTCCAGACGGGCCTGAGAGCCCTGAGGGTAGTCCCCGTGGTCCAGAGGCTGCAGCCGCCGACGCTCGGCTGAGCCTGCCCGCCGGCCCTTTCGTGCTGACCGAGCCAGAGGACGAGGTGGACATTGGGGACGAGGGGGAGCTCAATTCCGGGCCGCAAGTGCTCTGA